The Borrelia sp. HM sequence GAGGCAAATTAAGCCAAAAAATAAAAAGTAGTGTTCAAGTTAAAGTTGAGAATGACAATATTATTGTTGAGCGTTCTTTTGATGATAAACAAACAAGAGCTTTTCATGGGCTTTATCGAAGCTTAATTTTTAATATGGTTAAGGGAGTATCTGATGGATTTTCAAAATCTCTTACTATTAATGGTATAGGATATAGGGTTGAACAACAAGGGAATAGCCTTTTGTTAAATTTGGGATATTCAACTCAATTTGAGTATGTAATTCCAGAAGGAATTAATATTCGGCTTGACGGCAATACTAAAATTGCTGTTGAGGGTATAGATAAGTGTAGAGTTGGTCAGGTTGCTGCTGAGATTAGAAGTTTAAAAGTTCCAGAACCATATAAAGGTAAGGGAATTAAATATGATGATGAAGTAATCAGACGCAAAGTAGGAAAATCAGGAGTAAAAAAATAGGTTCTAGGTGAGCATTTATGAAAAAAGTCAAAGAAGCTGAAAAAAGAAATATAAAGCGTAAAAAAAGAATAAGGAATAGAATTGGATTTGGTGTTGCAGATAGACCTAGGGTTACAGTTTTTAAATCCAATAAATATTTTTATGTTCAAGTTATTGATGACATTGCGGGTCATACACTTGCTAGTGTTTCTACTATTGATAAAGATCTTAAATTGAACAAAAATGTTAATGATGTAAAGAAGCTTGGTGAAATCCTTGCAAAGAAACTTAAGGATAAAAAAATAAATAGACTTATTTTTGATAGGAATGGTTATAAGTATCATGGCCTGATTGCAAGTTTTGCAACTTCTTTGCGAGAAGCCGGTATTGATGTTTAGGGTGGAGGGAGAGTTATGGTGGAATCTCAAGTTCATAAAAAGCAAATAGAAAAATTAATATCATTAAATAGGGTTACTAAGGTTGTAAAAGGTGGAAGAAGATTTTCTTTTGCTGCTTTTATGATTGTTGGTGATGGGGAAGGTCGTGTTGGTTGGGGATTTGGTAAAGCCAATGATGCCAGTGATGCAATAAAGAAAAGTTTAACAAATGCTAGGAAGCATTTAAGACTTGTTCCAATTAAGAGAGGAACTCTGCCTCATATGGTCATTGGTGATTTTAAAAAAGCTAAAGTTTTAATTAAACCAGCTACTCAAGGTACTGGTATTATTGCAGGTGGACCTGTTCGTGCTGTCATGGAAGCTTTGGGAGTTCATGACATATTAAGTAAATCTCTTGGCTCAAATAATTCTATGAATGTAGTAAAAGCTACTTTTAAAGCATTCGATTTGGTTTTAGATGGTAGAGAAGTAGCAAAGATAAGAGGTAAAACTTTAAGGACTTTATGGGGTTAAATTTATGATTAAGAGAAAATTGAGACTTCAGTTAAAAAAAACTAGGTTTAAAGCTTCTAGGTCTAGACGTAAAAATAAAGCTTTTATTAGCAAAATGAAAGAAAATAGGGAAATTCTTGCTAAAAGTGATATTAAAGTAGAGGTGCAACTTAATAGAAGTCTTATTGGTAAGTTAGACACTAAGATTAAGACATTGAAAGCTTTAGGTTTAAAGAGGATAGGAGATAGGAAAATTCATATTTTAAATAAGTCTATACAAGGTATGCTTAAGAGTGTAATTAGCATGATCTTGTTAAGTGAGGTAAAAAATGGTTAATCTAAGGAAACCTTTAGGGGCTAATAGATCGCGAAAGATTGTTGGCAGAGGCCCAGGTTCTGGTCTTGGAAAAACTTCTGGTCGAGGACAAAAAGGACAAAAAGCCAGAAATACTTCACCAGGTGTTGGTTTTGAAGGGGGACAAACTCCTCTTTATAGAAGACTTCCAAGAAGAGGTTTTTCCAATCATGATTATAAGGTTAGATATGAGATTGTGGGGCTTGGAGATATAGATAAAAAATTTGAGGCAGGAGATTTGGTAAGTTATATCACTTTGTTAGAAAAAGGTCTTGTAAGCAAAAATAAGAAAAATATTAAAATTTTGGCTAATGGTGAGCTTACAAAGAAAGTGAATTTTGAAGTTTCTCGTATTTCAAAATCTGCTGAAGAATCTGCAACAAAAATTGGTTGCAATATTAAATTGATTTAGAATGGTAGTAAAATGAAAGGATTGTTTTTTAATTTATTTACAATTAGGGATTTAAGAAATAAATTTTTATTTACTCTATTTATTCTTTTTCTTTTTAGAGTGGGTTCTTACTTACCAATACCAGGAATAGATCCAGTGGCTCTTAGGAGTTATTTTAAATCTCAATCAGATTTTTCAATTACTAATTATTTTGATTTTTTTTCAGGTGGTGCATTTAGTAATTTTTCTATATTTATGCTTAGCATAGGTCCTTATATTTCAGCATCTATTATTATTCAGCTTCTTGTTTATTCTTTTCCTTCTCTTAAAAAGATGCAAGAAGGAGATAATGGAAGAAAAAAAGTAAAGAAATACACTAAATATTTAACAATTGTTGCAGCAGTAGCGCAAGGATATGCTACTAGTCTTTATGCCAAAAGTATTCCAGGAGCACTTAATTTCTCTTTTTATAGATATATTTTTATTGCTATTTTAACGGTTACAACAGGTACTTTTATTCTGTTATGGTTTGGTGAGCAAATTAATCAAAAAGGAATTGGGAATGGTGTGTCTTTAATAATTTTTTCAGGAATAGTTGTTAGGCTTCAGGCGGGTTTGTTTAATTTGTTTCAAAGCATGCGAGACCCATCTCAAAATATTAATCCTGTTTTTGTTATATTAGTTTTAAGTATTTTTATTTTGGTTGTCATATTAATCATATATGAATATAAAGCCCAAAGGCGTATAGCTATACATTATGCTAGAGCAAACTTAAGAAATACAGTTAGTTCATATTTGCCAATCAAGCTTAATCCATCAGGTGTTTTACCTGTTATTTTTGCGTCAGTGCTTATTACTTTGCCTTTACAAATTTTGAGTGGATTTGCAGAAGTTTCTGTTCTCTCAAGACAAATTTTATCTTATTTAAAGCCTAATGGATTTTATTATACATTATTAAATGTAGTATTAATAATAGGATTTACATATTTTTATTCAAAGATACAATTAAGTCCAAAGGATGTAAGTAATAATATTCGAACAAATGGAGGGACTATTCCGGGTGTAAAGGCGGATGAAATGGAGGGTTATTTAGATAAAATTATGAATAGAACGTTATTTTCAGGTTCTATTTTTTTGTCTATTATTGCAATTATTCCATTTTTAGTGCAAAATATTTTTAGATTTCCTTATAATGTCTCAAGGATTATGGGTAGTTCTTCGCTTCTTATTATGGTGGGAGTAGCTCTTGATACGTTAATTCAGATTGATGCGTATTTAAAGACCCAAGGATTGTCTCGTGGAACTGGTAAACAGTATGCTTTTTTGCAAAAAATTTAGGAGTAATTTATGAAAGTTAGAGCAAGCGTAAAGCCAATTTGTGAAAAATGCAAAGTAATAAAAAGAAAGGGTGTTGTAAGAATTATTTGTGATAATCTTAAACACAAACAAAGACAAAAATAAGGGGAAAAAATGGCTAGAATAGCAGGAATAGATTTGCCAAATAATAAGCAACTTCAAATAGCTCTTACTTCTATTTATGGCATAGGAAGATCTAGAGCTTTAGAGATTTGTAGAAAGACAAATATTGCTCCAGAGAGAAGGGCTAAAGATTTAGATAATGATGAGGTTAATAAGCTTAGAAAGATAATTGAGAATGATTATGTTATTGAGGGAAAGCTTAGGAGTGAGCTAGCTATGTCTATTAAGAGACTTATGGATATTGCATGTTATAGAGGTCTTAGGCATAGAAAAGGTTTACCCTTAAGGGGACAGAGAACTAAAACTAATGCAAGAACTAGGAAGGGCAAGCGAAAAACTGTAGCTAATAAAAAAATGGCTACTAAGTAATATTGTGTTGTCTATTGAGGAGGGAGAAGGTTGAGTACAAAGGTGTCAACTAATAAAAAAAAGATAAAAAGAAGTATTGGCGAGGGAAATGTTTATATACAGGCTACTTTTAATAATACAATTGTAACTGTATCAGACATAAGAGGTAATGCTTTGGCTTGGGCAAGTGCAGGTGGAATGGGATTTAAGGGTGCTAAAAAATCAACTCCTTATGCTGCTCAGATGACCACAGAAGCTGCTTTAGGTAAAGTTAAGGATTTTGGAATTAATTATGTTCATGTTTTTGTTAAAGGGCCAGGAATTGGTAGAGAGTCTGCTATACGAGCTGTTGGGTCAACAGGTATAGTTGTAAAATCAATCTCAGACGTTACTCCAATACCGCATAATGGATGTAGACCTAAGAAAACTAGACGAGTTTAGTTAGAGGAGCTATTAATGTCTTTAGGAAAGCTTTTGAAAGATTTTACTATACCTGATAGGATTGAGTTTTTAAGGGGAGAAGATAATGGCTCTTATGGAAAATTTGTAATATATCCTTTTGAGAAAGGTTTTGGTGTTACCATTGGAAATACTTTAAGACGAGTTTTGTTATCTTCTATTGAAGGATATGCTGTTTCTGCTATGAGAATTCAGTCTAATCAAGGTGGATCTTTGAAGATCGTTTCAAGTGAATTTGATTTAATACCTGGTGTTGTAGAAGATACGCTTGAAGTAATTGCTAATATTAAAAATATTCATTTAAAATTAGATGAGGGAGTTAACAGTAGAACTATAAGTGTAAATGTTAATGGCAAAGATACTAATGTTTTAAAGGCCGCCCATCTTGAAATGGAGGGTGTTGAGGTTTTTAATAAGGATTTAGTTATTGCTACACTGTCAAGTGAAGCAAATTTAGATTTTGAATTTCAGGTGAACTATGGGAGAGGGTATATTTCTTCTGAACAAAATGCAAAATATTTAGAGGAAGTGAATACCATTGCGATTGATTCTATATTCTCTCCAATAGAAAAGGTGACGTATTTTGTTGAAGATACTAGAGTTGGACAAAGATCTGATTATGATAAGCTTGTTATGGAAATTTGGACAACAGGTGTTATTAGTGCTAAGGATGCAATCAAGAAGGCATCATCTGTTATAAGGGAATTTTTACTTCCATTGGTAAATTTTGAAGATAAAGTTGTTCATTCTGTTGAAGATTCTGGATTTGTTGGAGATTCTGATACTCTTGGTATGAGTATTGATAAACTAAGTTTATCTGTTAGATCATTGAATTGTTTAAATAAAGAAAATGTTAAAACTTTAGGAGAACTTATTAGTAAAACTCCAGAGGAACTTTCAAAAGCAAGAAATTTTGGTAAAAAAAGTTTAGAAGAAATAGTTGAAAAGCTTAATTCTTATGGATTATTTTTAGGAATGCCTAAAGCAGAAGCTCTAAAAATCTTGAATAAAAACGATAAAATATCTAGTTAGGAGTTCGTTGATTATATGAAAACTAAGGTAGGATTTAATAGATTAGATAGAAAATCAAGTCATAGAAGGGCACTTTTAAAAAATATGGTAATTTCTCTTTTAAGGCATGAAAAAATAATTTCTACTAAGGCAAAATTGAGTGAAGTTAAGAGATTTGCTGAGAAGTTGATTACAAGGGCCAAAGTTGATAGCGTTCATAATAGAAGAGAAGTATCAAAATTTATACATGATAAGTATATCCTGAATAAATTATTTACTAAAATTTCCCCTATCTTTAATGAGAGAAAGGGTGGTTATACTAGGGTTATTAAGCTAGGACGAAGGTATGGAGATGCAGCTGAGATGGCAATTCTTGAACTAGTTGATAAGACCTTATGACCTTATAAGAAAAGTAATAGTACTGCATATTAAATATATCTTTTCATTAATAAAGTTATATTTAATTGGTTTAATAGAATAGGGGGTAATTATATGTCATATATTACTTTTTCGTCTATTCTTGCTGGTATCCTAGGTGTTATATTAGGTTTTGTGATAAGAATTATTTTAGGTAGGTTTGCTTTATTAAATTTAGATAAAAAGCTAAAGAAAGTACAAGAAGAGGCCATTTTAGAGATAGAAAATGAAAGAAAGCGAATTATTGCACATACAAAGACTCAAATGCTTAAAGATAAGAACCAGCAGGATAGGGAAATAAGAGAACGAAAGAATGAGGTTTTTAATTTAGAAAGAAGATTATTACAAAGAGAAGAAACTTTAGATAAGAGGATCTCAGCTCTTGATAAGCAGCAAAGTAGAATTGATGTTAAGCTTAAAGAGTTTGAGCAAAAAGAAAAAATAATAAGAGATAAAGAATTATCTCTTGTTAAGAAGTTAGAAAATATTTCTGGTCTTACTAAAGAAGAAGCAAGAAAGATTGTAATTGAAAAAGTCGAAAATGAATCTAAAAGAGACGCTCAAATAATTATTAATAAAAGTGAACAAGAGGCTCAGCTTTTAGCGGATAAGGTAGCAAAAGATATATTAGTTTCTACCATGCAACGCATAGTAACTGAAGTCAGTTCTGAATTTACAGTTACTTCTGTTGAGCTGCCTAATGATGAGATGAAAGGTAGGATTATCGGTAAGGAAGGACGTAATATTAGAGTTCTTGAAACTTTAATAGGTGCAGATATTATTATTGATGACACTCCTGAAGCTGTTGTTATATCTTGTTTTGATCCAGTAAGGAAAGAGATAGCTAAAAGAACACTTGAAAGGCTTGTTGCAGATGGAAGGATTCATCCTGCAAGAATTGAAGAAGTTGTATATAGTGTTACAAGTGAGATCAATAGTATCATTCTTGAAGAAGGCGAAAAGGCAGTATTTGATCTAAATATACATGGATTTGATAAAAGACTTATCAGGGGACTTGGAAGACTTTACTTTAGAAGTAGTTATGGTCAAAATGTTCTAAGTCATTCAAGGGAAACAGCAATAATAGGGGAGATTTTAGCTAAAGAGATGAAATTAGATCCTGTTGTTGTAAAAAGGGCATGTCTTTTGCATGATATTGGAAAAGGTATGGAGAGTATTTCTGAGAATAGTGAGGGACATGCTATTACAGGTGCTGAACTTGCTCAAAGTTGTGGGGAGAGCGATATTGTTGTTAATGCTATTGCGTCGCATCATAATGAAATAAGGCCTGAAAGTTTTGAGGCTATTGTTGTTCAAATAGCTGATGCTATTTCTGCATCTCGTCCTGGTGCAAGACGTGAGAGTTTGAATAATTATATAAGTAGACTTAAAAGACTTGAAGAGATTGCATATGGTTTTGAGGGTGTTCAGAAGTGCTATGCAATTCAGGCTGGTCGTGAAGTTAGAATCATTGTTGACAATCTATTAATTAATGATGATAAAGCTACTATGCTTGCAAGAGACATTGCAAAAAAAATAGAACTTGAAATGAGATATCCTGG is a genomic window containing:
- the rplF gene encoding 50S ribosomal protein L6, translated to MSRIGKLPIKIADSVKVDIKDNIITVEGKRGKLSQKIKSSVQVKVENDNIIVERSFDDKQTRAFHGLYRSLIFNMVKGVSDGFSKSLTINGIGYRVEQQGNSLLLNLGYSTQFEYVIPEGINIRLDGNTKIAVEGIDKCRVGQVAAEIRSLKVPEPYKGKGIKYDDEVIRRKVGKSGVKK
- the rplR gene encoding 50S ribosomal protein L18, whose translation is MKKVKEAEKRNIKRKKRIRNRIGFGVADRPRVTVFKSNKYFYVQVIDDIAGHTLASVSTIDKDLKLNKNVNDVKKLGEILAKKLKDKKINRLIFDRNGYKYHGLIASFATSLREAGIDV
- the rpsE gene encoding 30S ribosomal protein S5, coding for MVESQVHKKQIEKLISLNRVTKVVKGGRRFSFAAFMIVGDGEGRVGWGFGKANDASDAIKKSLTNARKHLRLVPIKRGTLPHMVIGDFKKAKVLIKPATQGTGIIAGGPVRAVMEALGVHDILSKSLGSNNSMNVVKATFKAFDLVLDGREVAKIRGKTLRTLWG
- the rpmD gene encoding 50S ribosomal protein L30, coding for MIKRKLRLQLKKTRFKASRSRRKNKAFISKMKENREILAKSDIKVEVQLNRSLIGKLDTKIKTLKALGLKRIGDRKIHILNKSIQGMLKSVISMILLSEVKNG
- the rplO gene encoding 50S ribosomal protein L15, which produces MVNLRKPLGANRSRKIVGRGPGSGLGKTSGRGQKGQKARNTSPGVGFEGGQTPLYRRLPRRGFSNHDYKVRYEIVGLGDIDKKFEAGDLVSYITLLEKGLVSKNKKNIKILANGELTKKVNFEVSRISKSAEESATKIGCNIKLI
- the secY gene encoding preprotein translocase subunit SecY, which produces MKGLFFNLFTIRDLRNKFLFTLFILFLFRVGSYLPIPGIDPVALRSYFKSQSDFSITNYFDFFSGGAFSNFSIFMLSIGPYISASIIIQLLVYSFPSLKKMQEGDNGRKKVKKYTKYLTIVAAVAQGYATSLYAKSIPGALNFSFYRYIFIAILTVTTGTFILLWFGEQINQKGIGNGVSLIIFSGIVVRLQAGLFNLFQSMRDPSQNINPVFVILVLSIFILVVILIIYEYKAQRRIAIHYARANLRNTVSSYLPIKLNPSGVLPVIFASVLITLPLQILSGFAEVSVLSRQILSYLKPNGFYYTLLNVVLIIGFTYFYSKIQLSPKDVSNNIRTNGGTIPGVKADEMEGYLDKIMNRTLFSGSIFLSIIAIIPFLVQNIFRFPYNVSRIMGSSSLLIMVGVALDTLIQIDAYLKTQGLSRGTGKQYAFLQKI
- the rpmJ gene encoding 50S ribosomal protein L36, yielding MKVRASVKPICEKCKVIKRKGVVRIICDNLKHKQRQK
- the rpsM gene encoding 30S ribosomal protein S13: MARIAGIDLPNNKQLQIALTSIYGIGRSRALEICRKTNIAPERRAKDLDNDEVNKLRKIIENDYVIEGKLRSELAMSIKRLMDIACYRGLRHRKGLPLRGQRTKTNARTRKGKRKTVANKKMATK
- the rpsK gene encoding 30S ribosomal protein S11 is translated as MSTKVSTNKKKIKRSIGEGNVYIQATFNNTIVTVSDIRGNALAWASAGGMGFKGAKKSTPYAAQMTTEAALGKVKDFGINYVHVFVKGPGIGRESAIRAVGSTGIVVKSISDVTPIPHNGCRPKKTRRV
- a CDS encoding DNA-directed RNA polymerase subunit alpha, with protein sequence MSLGKLLKDFTIPDRIEFLRGEDNGSYGKFVIYPFEKGFGVTIGNTLRRVLLSSIEGYAVSAMRIQSNQGGSLKIVSSEFDLIPGVVEDTLEVIANIKNIHLKLDEGVNSRTISVNVNGKDTNVLKAAHLEMEGVEVFNKDLVIATLSSEANLDFEFQVNYGRGYISSEQNAKYLEEVNTIAIDSIFSPIEKVTYFVEDTRVGQRSDYDKLVMEIWTTGVISAKDAIKKASSVIREFLLPLVNFEDKVVHSVEDSGFVGDSDTLGMSIDKLSLSVRSLNCLNKENVKTLGELISKTPEELSKARNFGKKSLEEIVEKLNSYGLFLGMPKAEALKILNKNDKISS
- the rplQ gene encoding 50S ribosomal protein L17 produces the protein MKTKVGFNRLDRKSSHRRALLKNMVISLLRHEKIISTKAKLSEVKRFAEKLITRAKVDSVHNRREVSKFIHDKYILNKLFTKISPIFNERKGGYTRVIKLGRRYGDAAEMAILELVDKTL
- the rny gene encoding ribonuclease Y, which produces MSYITFSSILAGILGVILGFVIRIILGRFALLNLDKKLKKVQEEAILEIENERKRIIAHTKTQMLKDKNQQDREIRERKNEVFNLERRLLQREETLDKRISALDKQQSRIDVKLKEFEQKEKIIRDKELSLVKKLENISGLTKEEARKIVIEKVENESKRDAQIIINKSEQEAQLLADKVAKDILVSTMQRIVTEVSSEFTVTSVELPNDEMKGRIIGKEGRNIRVLETLIGADIIIDDTPEAVVISCFDPVRKEIAKRTLERLVADGRIHPARIEEVVYSVTSEINSIILEEGEKAVFDLNIHGFDKRLIRGLGRLYFRSSYGQNVLSHSRETAIIGEILAKEMKLDPVVVKRACLLHDIGKGMESISENSEGHAITGAELAQSCGESDIVVNAIASHHNEIRPESFEAIVVQIADAISASRPGARRESLNNYISRLKRLEEIAYGFEGVQKCYAIQAGREVRIIVDNLLINDDKATMLARDIAKKIELEMRYPGKIKVTIIRETRVIEYAR